In the Chroococcidiopsis sp. SAG 2025 genome, one interval contains:
- a CDS encoding chemotaxis protein CheW, with protein sequence MNPSPDAIAQSDASIQFEEKQQRYILTQVEQFTFVLPLTLVAEIPIVERSQILVMPFYSPVMMGVLHHAGHVIPLVSLRQLLGIAKGFVTERLTVVQLSAAAAEQAGLGLVVDRTLGMRSHSQLPPDLFDAAQSNTEPNMRLFKPEILADSLWQPLRWRSI encoded by the coding sequence ATGAATCCCTCTCCTGACGCGATCGCCCAAAGTGATGCATCGATCCAGTTTGAGGAAAAGCAACAGCGATATATCCTCACTCAAGTCGAACAATTTACTTTTGTCTTGCCGCTAACTCTAGTGGCAGAAATTCCAATTGTCGAGCGATCGCAAATCCTTGTGATGCCGTTCTACTCGCCAGTGATGATGGGGGTACTCCATCATGCAGGTCACGTTATCCCGTTAGTTTCTCTACGTCAACTCTTGGGTATCGCCAAGGGTTTTGTCACAGAAAGACTGACAGTGGTGCAATTAAGCGCTGCGGCGGCGGAACAAGCAGGACTGGGGTTAGTTGTCGATCGCACCTTGGGGATGCGATCGCATTCCCAATTACCACCAGATTTATTTGATGCCGCGCAGTCAAATACTGAACCAAACATGCGATTGTTCAAACCGGAAATCTTAGCAGATTCATTGTGGCAACCCCTGAGATGGCGATCGATTTGA
- a CDS encoding response regulator: MKFLVVDDSSVDRHLLTSLLESLGHQVDACSDSKEAMQMLTDRDYASVFLDIVMPEQDGYKFLREVRSNQKTAKQHVIFCSTKKTPLEIDYGMKRAGADDYLIKPVTRETVEQALQKVR; this comes from the coding sequence ATGAAATTTTTAGTTGTTGATGATAGCTCGGTCGATCGCCACTTACTTACTTCTTTATTAGAAAGTTTAGGGCATCAAGTCGATGCTTGTTCCGACTCGAAGGAAGCTATGCAAATGCTTACAGATCGAGACTATGCATCTGTATTTCTAGATATTGTGATGCCAGAACAGGACGGCTACAAGTTTTTGCGCGAGGTGCGTTCTAACCAGAAAACTGCAAAGCAGCACGTCATTTTCTGTTCGACTAAAAAGACTCCTCTGGAGATTGACTATGGCATGAAACGGGCTGGAGCCGATGATTATTTGATCAAACCCGTGACGCGAGAAACCGTCGAGCAAGCTTTACAAAAGGTACGCTAA
- a CDS encoding response regulator, whose translation MEAFLATLNQSIPQLRQPQAQQAFGQLQQELSSKEATPLSKIVVEMVNMKLVTHDDVTQALRQKILIDLDTYLFDYGGQAQFFSEPELVVNTPIRGFELSGLFVEASNRQSQWKQLQKYIPSLDSTLILQQEAIAAASMPTAQQQQLQNLVQPGKNLAAIARTMGKDPLEVAKFFSRLIERGLVEIEKSVNTPDNSQASAEIFIVDDSPLLIQQFRQLVEGWGYQVKYSNNALTAVQTMMESQPLAIFLDINMPGASGFDLIKQIRRQPQLASLPLVLLTAEKSVSNQWRAQWANCKFLAKPRTPAEVPTFCTDLRQMLFEIAPTTKDMVV comes from the coding sequence GTGGAAGCCTTTTTAGCAACTTTAAATCAATCTATACCTCAACTGCGCCAACCACAAGCACAACAAGCATTCGGACAGCTACAACAGGAATTATCTAGTAAGGAAGCCACGCCTTTAAGCAAAATTGTCGTCGAGATGGTCAATATGAAATTGGTCACTCACGACGACGTAACGCAAGCACTGCGGCAAAAAATTCTCATCGATTTAGATACATATTTATTTGACTACGGCGGACAAGCTCAGTTTTTTTCCGAACCCGAACTCGTTGTCAATACTCCAATTCGCGGCTTTGAATTGAGTGGTTTGTTTGTAGAAGCCTCGAACCGCCAAAGTCAATGGAAGCAACTGCAAAAATATATTCCTTCCCTCGATAGCACTTTGATATTGCAACAGGAGGCAATAGCAGCTGCTTCTATGCCAACAGCACAACAGCAGCAGTTACAAAACTTAGTCCAACCAGGTAAAAATTTAGCGGCGATCGCCCGAACGATGGGAAAAGATCCTTTAGAAGTCGCAAAATTCTTTAGCCGTTTGATCGAAAGAGGCTTAGTAGAAATAGAAAAGTCCGTTAACACTCCTGACAATTCTCAAGCTTCAGCAGAAATCTTTATTGTTGATGACTCACCTCTACTAATCCAGCAATTTCGTCAGCTCGTAGAAGGTTGGGGATACCAAGTGAAGTATTCCAACAATGCTCTGACTGCGGTGCAAACAATGATGGAATCTCAACCCTTAGCAATTTTTCTCGATATCAATATGCCAGGAGCTTCTGGATTCGACTTGATTAAGCAAATCCGACGACAACCCCAACTAGCATCGCTTCCTCTCGTGTTACTAACAGCCGAGAAATCTGTTTCCAACCAATGGCGAGCGCAGTGGGCAAACTGCAAGTTTTTAGCTAAGCCCCGCACCCCTGCCGAAGTGCCAACATTTTGCACGGATTTGCGGCAAATGCTATTTGAAATAGCTCCTACCACTAAAGATATGGTTGTGTAA
- a CDS encoding IS110 family transposase, whose product MPEDKNFSAINLNAAGIDIGADRHWVSVPVGRDNESVRSFGCFTTDLYAMADWLKVCGVKTVAMESTEVYWIPVFQVLESCGLEVRLVNAHYVKTVPGRKTDVLDCQWLQQLHTYGLLSGSFRPQEQICVLRSYIRQRDNLIKSACVHIQRMQKVLTQMNLQLHRVISDITGTTGMAIIRAIVTGERNPDVLASHKDGRVKASCAEIAAALTGDYRPEMVFILQQELQLYDFFQIQISACDAQIEQCLASFGSKVDVNASPLAKPKRRGKKQPGNAPQFDLRSELYRMSGVDFTQIDGLGAVSVLTLISELGLDATRFPTVKHFTSWLGLCPGSRITGGKVKSSKSRRVVNRVAATLRTAAQSLCRSHSALGGFYRRLAARLGAPKAITATAHKLARIFYRLWTTGNLYTDPGLDAYEQQYRERTLKNLKQKAQAFGLELIPISDPTECVS is encoded by the coding sequence ATGCCAGAAGATAAAAACTTTTCAGCCATCAATTTGAATGCCGCAGGCATTGACATTGGTGCTGATAGGCATTGGGTGAGCGTGCCTGTAGGACGGGATAATGAGAGTGTACGCAGCTTTGGTTGCTTCACAACTGACCTATACGCGATGGCAGATTGGCTCAAGGTTTGTGGAGTGAAAACGGTAGCAATGGAATCAACAGAAGTTTATTGGATACCTGTATTCCAAGTTTTAGAAAGTTGTGGATTGGAAGTGAGGTTGGTGAATGCCCATTACGTTAAAACCGTCCCTGGGCGCAAAACAGATGTATTAGATTGTCAGTGGTTGCAACAATTGCATACCTACGGTTTATTATCAGGGTCATTTCGTCCGCAAGAGCAAATATGTGTTTTACGTAGTTATATCCGCCAACGAGATAACTTAATCAAAAGTGCTTGTGTCCATATACAGAGGATGCAAAAAGTCCTGACTCAGATGAACCTACAGTTGCATCGGGTCATTAGCGACATCACCGGCACTACTGGCATGGCGATTATTCGTGCCATTGTTACAGGTGAGCGTAACCCAGATGTGTTGGCATCACACAAGGATGGACGTGTCAAAGCCAGTTGTGCCGAGATTGCTGCTGCCTTAACTGGGGACTATCGACCAGAAATGGTATTCATCTTGCAACAGGAATTACAACTTTACGATTTTTTTCAAATACAGATCTCTGCCTGTGATGCCCAAATTGAGCAATGCTTGGCATCTTTTGGATCTAAAGTTGATGTGAATGCTTCGCCCTTAGCTAAACCAAAACGTCGTGGAAAAAAGCAACCCGGCAATGCACCCCAGTTTGACTTGCGTTCTGAACTGTATCGCATGAGTGGTGTGGACTTTACTCAAATTGATGGTTTAGGGGCTGTGAGCGTACTTACCCTGATCTCAGAGTTAGGGTTAGACGCGACACGCTTTCCCACTGTCAAGCACTTTACGTCGTGGCTCGGTTTATGCCCTGGTAGTCGCATTACTGGCGGCAAAGTTAAAAGTTCTAAATCTCGTCGAGTTGTCAACCGCGTTGCCGCCACTTTACGCACCGCCGCACAATCTCTTTGTCGCTCTCACTCTGCTTTGGGTGGCTTTTATCGCCGTCTAGCTGCTCGCTTAGGCGCACCTAAAGCGATTACTGCCACTGCACATAAGTTAGCCCGTATTTTCTATCGTCTTTGGACAACAGGTAATCTCTATACTGACCCTGGTCTTGATGCCTATGAGCAACAATACCGAGAGCGCACCCTCAAAAACCTGAAGCAAAAAGCTCAAGCTTTTGGCTTAGAACTCATCCCTATTTCTGACCCTACAGAATGTGTTTCTTAG
- a CDS encoding UPF0182 family protein — protein MLRKPIFLQRCFQLIAIVFGLWLIFDLVTRLGAEIFWFQEVGHLPVLRLRLLTQGLLWAIGFGITALYLLGNLVVAERLIGSREQGVGSREGQGGPHDRSAKPFPKGREWGLGGEGRQGSNYQLPTTNYQLPTTNYQLPTTNYQLPPHLFLPLVLLLSLLVGLLLWHYGQIARQYWQPDLNLPNISPLIPKLFRPASVFSLGERLFSQVWALGVLAGLAIALLFYTRFFLWAIAILFSVIFGLVLSGNWARILKYLNPTTFNSTEPVFNRDISFYIFTLPLGELLEFWLVGMFLYSLTAVALTYLLAGDNLSQGRFTRFTRSQQRHLEGLGGCFMLAVALSYWLNRYELLYSRRGVSFGAGYTDVTVQLPANTFLSLLAVAIATFLFWGAVFGYPKQFRRKFLIGSVSAYLLIAIGTGTLLPSAVQRFVVLPNELERERPYIQRSIALTRQAFNLGIDNRTFDPQNNLTYQDIQANDLTIRNIRLWDQRPLLETNRQLQQIRLYYRFPDADIDRYTLLQDTVPRRPSASPPYTTEQQQPGADAVNTETRQTLIAARELDYSAVPQEAQTWVNQHLIYTHGYGFTLSPVNTAAPGGLPEYFVKDISDTTTDGSTLAVSSEAIRDSVPIGQPRIYFGEITDTYVMTGTQTKELDYPSGNDNVYNVYDGRGGINIGSFWRRLLFAKYLNDWQMLLTQDFTPQTKLLFRRNINRRIRTIAPFIRYDRDPYLVAADTGDGQSYLYWIVDAYTTSDRYPYAEPGNEGINYIRNSVKVVIDAYHGAVNFYIADPNDPIIRTWQKVFPGLFQPLSDLPTSLRSHIRYPLDLFSIQAERLTTYHMTDPQVFYNREDQWQIPTEVYGNEAKLVEPYYLITSLPTVPFEEFILLLPYIPSQRTNLIAWLAARSDGENYGRLLLYEFPKQRLVYGPEQIEARINQDPVISQQISLWNRQGSRTIQGNLLIIPIEQSLLYVEPLYLEAAQNSLPTLVRVIVAYENRIVMAETLEQALQAIFQQKETPATPIIRPVEENN, from the coding sequence GTGTTAAGAAAACCTATATTTTTGCAGCGCTGTTTTCAACTTATCGCAATTGTTTTTGGCTTGTGGCTAATTTTCGATCTTGTCACCCGTCTGGGGGCAGAGATTTTTTGGTTTCAAGAAGTCGGTCACTTGCCAGTATTAAGACTACGACTATTAACCCAAGGTTTATTATGGGCGATCGGCTTTGGCATCACGGCTTTGTATTTGTTGGGTAATTTAGTGGTGGCTGAACGCTTGATAGGGAGCAGGGAGCAGGGAGTAGGGAGCAGGGAGGGACAAGGGGGACCCCACGACCGTTCGGCGAAGCCGTTCCCGAAGGGTAGGGAGTGGGGATTAGGGGGCGAAGGGAGACAAGGGAGCAACTACCAACTACCAACTACCAACTACCAACTACCAACTACCAATTACCAACTACCAACTACCAACTACCAACTACCACCACACCTATTTCTCCCCCTAGTCCTGCTATTAAGTCTGTTGGTGGGGCTGTTGTTGTGGCATTACGGTCAAATTGCTAGGCAGTATTGGCAACCTGACTTGAACTTACCGAATATATCACCGCTAATTCCCAAGTTATTTAGACCAGCGTCAGTTTTCTCTCTGGGCGAACGATTGTTCTCCCAAGTTTGGGCGCTGGGTGTGTTGGCAGGATTAGCGATCGCGCTATTATTCTATACACGCTTTTTTCTGTGGGCGATCGCTATTTTATTTAGTGTCATTTTTGGTCTAGTTCTGTCTGGAAATTGGGCAAGAATACTGAAATATCTCAATCCCACCACTTTTAATAGTACCGAACCCGTCTTTAATCGCGATATTAGCTTTTATATCTTCACCCTCCCACTAGGAGAGTTATTAGAATTTTGGCTGGTGGGAATGTTTTTGTATAGTTTAACTGCTGTCGCTCTGACTTACCTCCTAGCAGGAGATAATTTAAGTCAAGGGCGATTTACCAGGTTTACGCGATCGCAGCAGCGACATCTAGAGGGATTAGGCGGCTGTTTCATGCTAGCGGTTGCTCTCAGTTATTGGTTAAACCGCTACGAATTACTTTATTCTCGCCGTGGCGTGTCCTTCGGCGCAGGTTATACGGATGTAACGGTACAGCTACCAGCCAATACTTTCTTAAGTTTATTGGCAGTGGCGATCGCTACTTTTCTGTTCTGGGGCGCAGTTTTTGGTTATCCCAAACAATTCAGACGCAAGTTTTTAATTGGGAGCGTTAGCGCGTATTTACTGATTGCTATAGGAACTGGTACGCTATTACCCTCAGCCGTGCAGCGTTTTGTCGTACTCCCGAATGAATTAGAGCGAGAACGACCCTACATTCAGCGAAGCATTGCATTAACTCGTCAAGCATTTAACTTAGGCATCGATAACCGCACCTTTGACCCACAAAATAATCTTACCTATCAAGACATTCAAGCCAACGACCTCACCATTCGCAATATTCGCCTGTGGGATCAACGTCCCCTATTAGAAACAAATCGCCAATTGCAACAAATCCGACTGTATTATCGGTTTCCCGATGCCGATATCGATCGCTATACCTTACTACAAGATACAGTTCCGCGCCGACCCAGTGCCTCACCACCATATACAACCGAACAACAGCAACCTGGTGCAGATGCGGTTAACACGGAAACAAGGCAAACTTTGATTGCTGCAAGAGAGTTAGACTATAGCGCCGTACCTCAAGAAGCGCAAACGTGGGTCAACCAACACTTAATTTACACGCATGGCTATGGTTTTACCCTCAGTCCCGTAAATACTGCGGCTCCTGGAGGACTACCGGAGTATTTTGTCAAAGATATCAGCGACACAACGACTGATGGCAGTACTCTGGCTGTCTCTAGCGAAGCAATCCGCGACAGTGTTCCCATCGGACAACCGCGAATTTATTTTGGGGAAATTACAGATACCTACGTCATGACGGGTACGCAGACAAAAGAATTAGACTACCCCAGTGGCAATGATAATGTTTATAACGTTTATGACGGTCGAGGTGGGATTAATATTGGTTCTTTTTGGCGACGGTTGCTATTTGCTAAGTATTTAAACGACTGGCAAATGTTGTTGACACAGGATTTTACACCCCAGACGAAGTTACTATTTCGGCGTAATATTAATCGCAGAATTCGGACGATCGCTCCTTTTATCCGCTACGATCGCGACCCTTATTTGGTAGCTGCGGATACAGGAGACGGACAAAGCTATCTTTACTGGATTGTAGACGCATATACGACGAGCGATCGCTATCCCTATGCCGAGCCTGGTAATGAGGGAATAAATTACATCCGCAATTCAGTTAAAGTTGTTATCGATGCTTATCACGGTGCGGTTAATTTTTATATTGCCGATCCTAACGACCCCATAATTAGGACTTGGCAAAAAGTTTTTCCTGGATTGTTCCAGCCTTTAAGCGATTTGCCAACAAGTTTGCGATCGCACATCCGCTATCCCCTAGATTTGTTTAGCATCCAAGCAGAACGGTTGACAACTTATCACATGACCGATCCGCAAGTATTTTATAACCGAGAAGACCAGTGGCAAATTCCTACTGAAGTCTACGGCAATGAAGCAAAATTAGTCGAGCCTTATTATTTAATCACCAGTTTACCTACCGTACCTTTTGAGGAATTTATCCTTTTATTGCCTTACATTCCCAGTCAAAGGACGAATTTAATTGCTTGGTTGGCAGCGCGATCGGACGGCGAGAACTACGGCAGATTATTGTTGTACGAGTTTCCCAAACAGCGACTGGTTTATGGTCCCGAACAAATCGAAGCAAGAATTAATCAAGATCCAGTCATTTCTCAACAAATTTCGTTATGGAATCGACAGGGTTCTAGAACAATTCAAGGAAATTTATTGATAATTCCCATAGAACAATCGCTGTTATATGTCGAACCACTTTACTTAGAAGCAGCGCAAAATAGCTTGCCAACTTTAGTACGGGTCATTGTGGCTTACGAAAATAGAATTGTGATGGCAGAGACTTTAGAACAAGCATTACAAGCTATTTTTCAACAAAAGGAAACACCTGCAACGCCAATTATTCGTCCAGTGGAAGAAAATAACTGA
- a CDS encoding GNAT family N-acetyltransferase yields MKVIQLLDKSHEREQFDCGNEALNQFLKQTARQHIQKGISRTFVLIDCACPREIIGFFTLTLCEVRLQALPQKWAKKYPSLIPGVKLARLAVGKNWQRQGIGGILIVEAMQRALVVAENAGGIGLFVDAKDETAKAYYLRYGFESLDSPLQMFLPLQTIESFLKQAIEPN; encoded by the coding sequence GTGAAAGTCATTCAACTACTCGATAAATCTCACGAACGCGAACAGTTTGACTGTGGCAACGAAGCCCTTAACCAATTTCTGAAACAGACAGCACGGCAACATATACAGAAAGGCATTTCTCGTACTTTCGTTCTCATTGATTGCGCTTGTCCTAGAGAAATTATTGGTTTTTTTACCTTGACTTTGTGCGAAGTACGCTTACAAGCACTGCCCCAAAAATGGGCGAAGAAATATCCTTCTCTAATTCCAGGGGTAAAATTAGCTCGCTTAGCAGTCGGCAAAAATTGGCAACGACAAGGAATTGGAGGAATTTTAATAGTTGAAGCGATGCAGCGGGCGCTGGTTGTAGCAGAAAATGCGGGTGGAATAGGGCTGTTTGTGGATGCTAAAGATGAAACAGCTAAAGCCTATTACTTACGCTATGGTTTTGAGAGTCTTGACTCTCCTTTACAAATGTTTCTTCCTTTGCAAACCATCGAGTCATTCCTCAAACAAGCAATTGAACCGAACTAG
- a CDS encoding DUF1778 domain-containing protein → MPKRPQNDERVTARVSASVKETLQKAADLSGATLNQFLIQAALKEAQKVLEAERIISITQQDADKIFHSLENPPAANQKLLSAIARHQDFFSESHSTTR, encoded by the coding sequence ATGCCTAAACGCCCTCAAAATGATGAACGAGTCACGGCAAGGGTTTCTGCTTCAGTCAAAGAAACCTTGCAAAAAGCTGCTGACTTGTCTGGTGCTACCTTGAACCAATTTCTCATCCAAGCAGCCCTCAAAGAAGCCCAAAAAGTTCTAGAAGCAGAACGGATAATTAGCATTACACAACAAGATGCAGACAAGATTTTTCATTCACTAGAAAACCCGCCTGCTGCCAATCAAAAACTGCTCTCAGCAATTGCTCGACACCAAGATTTTTTTAGTGAAAGTCATTCAACTACTCGATAA
- a CDS encoding OmpA family protein yields MNVKSIACLLLMLTVACDTQQVSHSDATKTQQPSTTAITTLEEPQAIAVTQLESPRQSGASVTQLEVVQSTQATQTAVQKALTDLKAQETSTGIRINLPENVLFDFDKSNIRPSAKPTLQKLSLLLKNYAKAPVTVNGYTDSKGSDAYNQVISQKRAEAVKNYLAQNFNINNSRMTAKGWGEKQPIAPNTKSNGADNPEGRQKNRRVEVIISRKS; encoded by the coding sequence GTGAATGTGAAGTCGATCGCTTGCTTGTTACTGATGCTAACGGTTGCTTGTGACACTCAGCAGGTAAGTCATTCTGATGCAACAAAGACTCAGCAGCCTTCAACTACTGCAATTACAACTTTAGAAGAACCACAGGCGATCGCGGTGACTCAATTAGAATCTCCCCGTCAATCGGGTGCTTCTGTGACGCAGCTAGAGGTCGTCCAATCTACTCAAGCAACGCAAACAGCAGTCCAAAAAGCTTTGACAGACTTAAAAGCCCAAGAAACTAGCACAGGTATTCGGATTAATTTACCAGAAAATGTTTTATTTGATTTCGATAAATCGAATATTCGTCCTAGTGCTAAACCAACGCTACAAAAACTGAGCCTACTGCTGAAAAACTATGCCAAAGCACCCGTTACCGTCAACGGGTATACAGATAGTAAAGGTAGCGATGCTTACAATCAGGTGATTTCTCAGAAGCGGGCAGAAGCTGTCAAAAACTATTTAGCGCAAAACTTTAATATTAATAATAGCCGGATGACAGCTAAGGGTTGGGGTGAAAAACAGCCCATCGCCCCAAATACAAAGTCCAATGGTGCTGATAACCCAGAGGGGAGGCAAAAAAATCGGCGGGTAGAGGTGATTATAAGTCGTAAGTCGTAA
- the moaC gene encoding cyclic pyranopterin monophosphate synthase MoaC: MTQENFSTANLTHLDWQGQAQMVDVSAKQPTVREAIASGRVRMQAETLAAIQAGNAPKGDVLGTARLAGIMAAKQTSNLIPLCHPLPLQKVEVQITPDPELPGYQIIATVRTKAETGVEMEALTAVSVAALTLYDMAKALEKSMQIEAIRLVSKTGGKSGDYTVMGNG; encoded by the coding sequence ATGACACAAGAAAATTTTTCTACTGCTAATTTGACTCATCTCGATTGGCAAGGGCAAGCTCAGATGGTAGATGTTTCCGCCAAACAGCCAACAGTTCGAGAAGCGATCGCCTCTGGTAGAGTGAGGATGCAAGCAGAGACTTTGGCAGCAATTCAAGCTGGCAACGCCCCCAAAGGTGATGTCTTGGGAACGGCAAGACTAGCCGGAATTATGGCAGCCAAGCAAACATCAAATCTCATTCCCCTGTGCCATCCCTTACCCCTACAAAAAGTCGAAGTCCAAATTACCCCCGATCCCGAACTTCCTGGCTATCAAATTATTGCCACAGTCAGAACCAAAGCCGAAACTGGTGTAGAAATGGAAGCACTCACCGCCGTCTCTGTCGCTGCTTTAACACTTTACGACATGGCAAAAGCCCTAGAAAAATCGATGCAGATAGAAGCGATACGTTTGGTGAGTAAGACAGGTGGTAAATCGGGAGATTATACGGTAATGGGTAATGGATAG
- a CDS encoding MFS transporter has product MNVFLKFDRSLRRNLLILFCAGLSFWSSLTALLPVLPLYIEDVGANKQQIGMVMGCFAIGLLLFRPWLGQLADRRSRKLVLYIGTTVVAIAPLGYAVIESIPLLMILRAFHAISIAAFTTGYSALVADIAPPQHRGEVIGYMSLVTAIGMAVGPAIGGFLQAGAGYAPLFLLSAGLGFLGILFTSQVYNPPIAKVTTESPSADRFWGLLFSPRLRIPAIVLLLVGLAFGTLSTFAPLFIKSTQVDLNAGLFYTAAAIASFVVRLTTGRASDRYGRGLFISISLILYSVSMLLLWQATNASMFLWAAIIEGAGAGMLLPTIAALLVDRAQPDERGRIFGVCMVGFDVGIAIAGPFLGLIAEQVGYRAMFGAAGGLTFLALLIFLTHSSKSFPASLRFALGRGQDAYALK; this is encoded by the coding sequence TTGAACGTTTTTCTTAAATTCGATCGCAGTTTGCGGCGAAATTTGCTGATTTTATTCTGTGCTGGGCTGAGTTTCTGGTCTAGTCTGACAGCATTATTGCCCGTTCTGCCCCTTTATATCGAGGATGTGGGGGCGAACAAGCAACAAATTGGTATGGTGATGGGCTGTTTTGCCATCGGACTGTTATTATTTCGTCCTTGGTTGGGACAGCTTGCCGATCGCCGCAGTCGTAAGCTGGTATTGTATATCGGCACGACTGTAGTGGCGATCGCTCCTTTAGGATATGCAGTCATTGAATCTATTCCTCTACTAATGATACTGCGAGCGTTTCATGCTATCAGTATTGCCGCTTTTACCACGGGCTACAGCGCCCTAGTCGCCGATATTGCACCCCCCCAACATCGCGGTGAAGTTATCGGCTATATGAGTTTAGTGACCGCGATTGGAATGGCAGTGGGACCCGCCATCGGCGGTTTTTTACAAGCTGGGGCTGGCTATGCACCCCTCTTTCTCCTCTCGGCAGGGTTGGGATTTTTGGGCATCTTGTTTACTTCCCAAGTCTACAATCCACCGATCGCGAAAGTGACAACCGAAAGCCCTTCAGCAGATCGGTTTTGGGGTTTATTATTCAGTCCGCGACTGCGTATCCCCGCGATTGTTTTATTACTGGTCGGATTAGCTTTCGGAACTTTAAGTACCTTCGCACCCTTATTTATTAAATCGACTCAAGTAGATTTAAACGCAGGCTTATTTTACACCGCAGCCGCGATCGCCAGTTTTGTTGTGCGCTTGACTACGGGACGAGCTTCCGACCGTTACGGCAGGGGTTTATTTATTTCTATCAGCTTGATCCTCTACTCGGTATCGATGCTGCTACTATGGCAAGCTACCAATGCCAGTATGTTTTTATGGGCAGCAATCATCGAAGGGGCTGGGGCAGGAATGCTATTGCCTACCATTGCCGCACTACTTGTAGACCGCGCCCAGCCAGACGAACGGGGTAGAATCTTTGGCGTGTGTATGGTGGGGTTCGATGTGGGAATTGCGATCGCGGGTCCCTTCTTAGGTCTAATTGCCGAACAAGTCGGTTATCGGGCGATGTTTGGTGCGGCTGGCGGGCTAACTTTCCTCGCTTTACTCATCTTTCTGACCCATTCGAGCAAAAGTTTTCCTGCCTCTTTACGTTTTGCCTTGGGCAGGGGTCAGGACGCATACGCATTAAAATAG
- a CDS encoding glycosyltransferase family 2 protein — MIVSDSLTQSNGAIASTKLDVSVVVPVYNEVESIPHLLEAIASTMKASGLTYDIICVDDGSKDGSADFLKQQATERTDLKAVLLRRNYGQTAAMAAGFKYATGKAIVTLDADLQNDPADIPALLAKLDAGYDLVSGWRKQRQDAALTRLLPSKIANKLIGITTGVKLHDYGCSLKAYRSELVADMNLYGELHRFLPALAFIEGARIGEMPVRHHARRFGRSKYGLWRTFRVLMDLLTISFMKKFLTRPMHVFGLFGLLSLVLGTAIGLYLTFLKLGLGQSIGNRPLLILSVLLFITGVQLFCFGLLAELLMRTYHESQGRPIYRVREVVGHNVK, encoded by the coding sequence ATGATCGTTTCCGATAGCTTAACTCAGTCCAATGGGGCGATCGCCTCAACTAAACTAGATGTTTCCGTGGTCGTACCAGTTTACAACGAGGTGGAGAGCATACCTCATTTGCTGGAGGCGATCGCTTCTACCATGAAAGCAAGTGGTTTGACATACGATATTATTTGCGTCGATGATGGCTCCAAAGACGGTTCGGCGGATTTCCTCAAGCAACAAGCAACAGAACGTACTGATTTAAAAGCTGTCTTGTTACGACGCAACTACGGACAAACAGCAGCAATGGCGGCTGGGTTTAAATATGCTACAGGGAAAGCGATCGTCACTCTGGATGCAGATTTACAAAACGATCCGGCGGATATTCCTGCTTTACTTGCCAAACTAGATGCGGGCTATGATTTGGTAAGCGGTTGGCGCAAACAACGACAAGATGCAGCTTTAACTCGCTTGCTTCCTTCTAAAATTGCGAATAAACTCATTGGCATAACAACAGGTGTCAAGTTACACGACTACGGCTGTTCCCTCAAAGCTTATCGGTCGGAACTCGTAGCCGATATGAATCTCTACGGAGAATTGCACCGCTTTCTACCCGCTTTAGCATTTATTGAAGGGGCGAGAATTGGCGAAATGCCCGTGAGACATCACGCACGGCGTTTTGGTCGTAGCAAGTACGGGTTGTGGCGGACGTTTCGCGTATTGATGGATCTGCTGACAATCTCCTTCATGAAAAAGTTTCTCACCCGTCCCATGCACGTATTTGGTCTTTTTGGGCTGCTGTCTCTAGTCTTAGGTACGGCAATCGGGCTATATTTGACTTTCTTAAAATTGGGTTTGGGTCAAAGTATTGGCAATCGTCCCTTATTGATTTTGTCTGTCTTGCTATTCATCACTGGGGTACAGTTGTTTTGCTTTGGACTACTGGCAGAACTTTTGATGCGGACGTATCATGAATCCCAAGGTCGCCCAATCTATCGCGTGCGAGAGGTCGTAGGTCATAATGTTAAGTAA